One Clostridia bacterium genomic window carries:
- the trmL gene encoding tRNA (uridine(34)/cytosine(34)/5-carboxymethylaminomethyluridine(34)-2'-O)-methyltransferase TrmL, translating to MFNIVLVEPEIPQNTGNIVRTCAATHTKLHLVRPLGFEISDKYLKRAGLDYWQFADISYYDSFEELRQKNSQAEFWFLSTKGQKVYSDVQFNDGCFLVFGKETKGLPEDLLYNNYDHCIRIPMYQELRSLNLSNSVAIVLYEALRQEGFSGLKAQGHLTKY from the coding sequence ATGTTTAATATAGTATTAGTAGAACCTGAAATTCCTCAAAATACAGGCAATATAGTTCGTACTTGCGCAGCCACTCATACAAAACTTCATCTTGTGCGCCCGCTTGGATTTGAAATTTCGGACAAGTATCTAAAAAGAGCAGGACTTGATTATTGGCAGTTTGCTGACATAAGCTATTATGACAGTTTTGAAGAACTAAGACAAAAGAACAGTCAAGCTGAATTTTGGTTTTTGAGCACAAAAGGTCAAAAAGTTTATTCTGATGTGCAATTCAATGACGGCTGTTTTTTGGTTTTTGGAAAAGAAACCAAAGGATTGCCTGAGGATTTGCTGTATAACAACTATGATCATTGCATAAGAATACCTATGTACCAGGAATTAAGATCGCTTAATCTTAGCAATTCTGTTGCTATAGTCTTGTATGAGGCATTAAGGCAAGAGGGCTTTTCAGGCTTGAAAGCCCAAGGACATCTTACAAAATATTAA
- a CDS encoding Na/Pi cotransporter family protein yields MDKFLEILHACVQLLAGMGVFLYGLHTMSNGMEKSAGKSIRKLFNKINDNRFVGLGIGTVATALIQSSTAVSVMLIGFVNAGVMSLYQATAIIMGANIGTTLDAFLIVLQDLDISSYFALLAFVGIIMMMVDKKGNISRIGESLVGVGLIFIGLSFMSDSFSNSAIIKSAIEQMFSVLTNPFLLILISMIITALVHSSSLVTAVIIILVNAGSLSTMSAFYIVLGSNIGTCFTAIIAAIGTSTNSKRTAFIHIFFNVIGVLLFLCFMLPMGKHFENIFITISGGNAGLQVALFHLIFNVVSVIIYIPFIKQIVWCAEKFVPDKKVETAPEKLRYLDERILNSPSVAISQILKEITDMGHLAETNMDLAMSDVINATDINVDTVYKNEKQLNYLNKALTNYLVKISSLNISKADEVLIGSLYHVVSDIERIGDHSENLCEAAQQMVAENISFSEEAKNEIMTMYQKVKLLYRDALYVFDKRDVNMIKEVNRREEEIDNMKKQFSNNHIKRLHSGICSVESGEVFYDLTMNLERIADHLTNIAYSIRERSEK; encoded by the coding sequence ATGGATAAATTTTTAGAAATACTGCACGCTTGTGTACAGCTTTTGGCTGGCATGGGCGTTTTTTTATATGGCTTGCATACCATGTCCAATGGTATGGAAAAGTCAGCAGGAAAAAGCATTAGAAAGTTATTTAACAAGATTAACGATAACAGATTTGTCGGACTAGGTATCGGAACAGTAGCAACTGCGCTTATTCAGAGTTCAACTGCTGTTTCAGTTATGCTTATTGGTTTTGTAAATGCTGGTGTAATGTCTTTATATCAGGCAACCGCAATAATAATGGGCGCCAATATCGGTACGACATTGGACGCGTTCTTGATTGTATTGCAAGACCTTGATATTTCGTCTTACTTTGCATTGCTGGCTTTTGTAGGCATAATTATGATGATGGTTGACAAGAAGGGAAACATAAGCCGTATTGGTGAAAGTTTGGTCGGCGTGGGACTTATTTTTATCGGATTAAGTTTCATGAGCGATAGCTTTTCTAACTCTGCGATAATAAAATCAGCAATTGAGCAAATGTTCTCGGTTTTGACAAATCCGTTTTTATTGATACTTATTAGCATGATTATAACCGCTCTTGTCCATAGCAGTTCTTTGGTAACAGCGGTTATTATTATATTGGTTAACGCAGGCTCGCTTTCTACTATGAGTGCTTTCTATATAGTGTTAGGCAGTAACATAGGAACTTGCTTTACTGCGATTATAGCAGCTATTGGAACTTCAACTAACTCAAAAAGAACAGCCTTTATACATATCTTTTTCAATGTAATAGGTGTATTGCTGTTCTTATGTTTTATGCTTCCTATGGGCAAACATTTTGAAAACATATTTATAACAATCTCTGGCGGAAACGCAGGTCTTCAGGTTGCCTTATTCCATTTGATATTTAATGTTGTAAGCGTAATAATCTATATACCTTTTATAAAGCAAATTGTATGGTGCGCCGAAAAGTTTGTTCCGGACAAAAAAGTTGAAACGGCTCCGGAAAAACTCAGATATTTGGATGAAAGAATACTTAATTCTCCCTCAGTTGCCATTTCACAGATATTAAAAGAGATCACAGATATGGGCCATTTGGCAGAAACCAATATGGATCTTGCTATGAGCGATGTCATCAATGCTACTGATATTAATGTAGATACGGTATATAAGAATGAAAAACAGTTAAACTATCTTAATAAGGCATTGACTAACTATTTAGTAAAAATCAGCAGTCTTAATATATCTAAGGCAGACGAAGTTCTTATAGGTTCACTATATCATGTAGTTTCTGATATAGAAAGAATAGGCGACCATTCCGAAAACTTGTGCGAAGCTGCACAGCAGATGGTTGCGGAAAATATTTCATTCTCTGAAGAAGCTAAAAACGAAATAATGACTATGTATCAAAAAGTCAAACTTCTTTATAGAGATGCGCTTTATGTATTTGACAAGCGCGATGTTAATATGATAAAAGAAGTTAATCGCCGTGAAGAAGAAATCGATAATATGAAGAAGCAATTTAGCAACAATCATATCAAGAGATTGCACAGCGGAATATGCTCTGTTGAAAGCGGTGAAGTGTTCTATGATCTTACGATGAATTTAGAGAGAATTGCAGACCATCTAACCAATATAGCTTATAGCATAAGAGAAAGAAGTGAAAAATGA
- a CDS encoding phosphoglycerate kinase, producing MNKLTVKDVDVFGKKVLVRADFNVPQDENGNITDENRIIGALPTIKYLIEHKAKIVLCSHLGRPKNGFEPKYSLAPVAKRLNELLGGCVTLAKDVIGEDAKAKAAALKPGEVLLLENVRFHKEEEKNDPAFAKELAQFGEIYVNDAFGTAHRAHASTAGVADYITTAVAGFLIAKELDIMGGALEDPKRPFVAILGGAKVSDKIGVINNLLEKVDSLLIGGAMAYTFILAKGGKVGDSKVELDKVDLAKELLKKAEEKKVDLLLPVDNVVGDDFKADANSQVVESTKIPEGWQGLDIGPKTAENFAKVISNAKTVIWNGPMGVFEFEKFAVGTKAVAEALAKSNAITIVGGGDSAAAVEQLGYADKITHISTGGGASLEFLEGLELPGIAKLNDKK from the coding sequence ATGAATAAATTAACGGTTAAAGATGTAGATGTTTTTGGTAAAAAGGTCTTGGTAAGAGCAGACTTCAATGTTCCTCAGGACGAAAATGGTAATATCACTGATGAAAACAGAATTATCGGTGCATTACCCACAATAAAATACCTTATTGAGCACAAGGCTAAGATTGTTTTGTGTTCGCATTTAGGAAGACCTAAAAACGGCTTTGAACCCAAATATTCACTTGCTCCTGTAGCAAAAAGACTTAATGAGCTTTTGGGCGGATGCGTAACATTGGCAAAAGATGTTATCGGCGAAGATGCAAAAGCAAAAGCTGCTGCTTTGAAGCCCGGCGAAGTATTATTGCTTGAAAACGTAAGATTCCACAAGGAAGAAGAAAAGAACGATCCCGCTTTTGCAAAAGAACTTGCACAATTTGGTGAAATATATGTAAACGATGCTTTTGGAACAGCTCACAGAGCACATGCTTCAACAGCAGGTGTTGCTGATTATATAACTACAGCAGTTGCAGGATTTTTGATTGCAAAAGAACTTGATATAATGGGTGGAGCTTTGGAAGATCCTAAGCGTCCTTTTGTAGCTATTTTGGGCGGTGCTAAAGTTAGCGACAAAATCGGCGTTATTAATAACCTGTTAGAAAAAGTTGACAGCCTTTTGATTGGCGGTGCAATGGCTTATACATTTATTTTGGCAAAAGGCGGCAAGGTTGGTGATTCTAAGGTTGAATTGGATAAAGTTGATCTTGCAAAAGAGTTGTTGAAGAAAGCAGAAGAAAAGAAAGTTGATCTTTTGTTGCCTGTGGATAACGTAGTAGGTGATGATTTTAAGGCTGATGCTAATAGTCAAGTTGTAGAAAGCACTAAGATTCCTGAAGGCTGGCAAGGTCTTGATATAGGTCCTAAGACCGCAGAAAACTTTGCAAAGGTTATCTCTAATGCTAAGACAGTTATTTGGAACGGACCTATGGGCGTATTTGAATTTGAAAAATTTGCAGTAGGAACTAAGGCAGTAGCTGAAGCTTTGGCTAAGTCAAACGCAATCACCATTGTAGGCGGAGGCGACAGTGCAGCTGCTGTTGAGCAATTGGGATATGCTGATAAGATAACACATATTTCAACAGGTGGTGGTGCTTCACTTGAATTCTTAGAAGGACTTGAACTTCCTGGTATTGCAAAGCTTAATGATAAGAAATAA
- the tpiA gene encoding triose-phosphate isomerase, whose amino-acid sequence MRKPIIAGNWKMNNTAKETKDLLTELIPKVKDAKCDVVVCVPYTDLYMASQMLKDTNIGLGAQNVHWADKGAFTGEVSADMLLELGVKYVIIGHSERRQYFGETDETVNKRVIQALKKGLTPILCIGETESERENGLTDEVNRRQLTVGLKDVSAEDVEKIVIAYEPVWAIGTGKTATDKDADETIGKIREILSVIYTRDIAQALRIQYGGSMNAKNAQGLMSMPEIDGGLIGGASLKAEDFSVIVKAAEVKF is encoded by the coding sequence ATGAGAAAACCCATAATTGCCGGCAACTGGAAAATGAATAATACGGCAAAAGAAACCAAAGATTTATTAACAGAATTAATTCCTAAGGTTAAGGACGCTAAGTGCGATGTAGTCGTTTGCGTACCTTATACTGATTTATATATGGCTAGCCAAATGCTCAAAGATACCAATATAGGTTTAGGCGCACAAAATGTGCATTGGGCAGACAAGGGTGCATTTACAGGCGAAGTTAGTGCCGACATGCTTTTGGAATTGGGAGTAAAATATGTAATCATAGGTCACAGTGAAAGACGTCAATATTTTGGCGAGACTGATGAAACAGTTAACAAAAGAGTTATTCAGGCACTCAAAAAAGGTCTTACCCCTATACTTTGCATAGGTGAAACAGAGTCCGAAAGAGAAAACGGTTTGACTGACGAAGTTAATCGCAGACAGCTTACAGTAGGTCTAAAGGATGTATCTGCTGAAGATGTTGAAAAGATTGTTATCGCTTATGAACCTGTATGGGCGATTGGCACAGGCAAGACTGCGACTGATAAGGACGCTGACGAGACAATAGGCAAGATAAGAGAAATCTTGAGTGTGATTTATACACGTGACATAGCACAAGCTCTTAGAATACAATATGGTGGAAGTATGAATGCAAAGAACGCTCAAGGGCTTATGTCAATGCCTGAAATTGACGGCGGTTTGATTGGCGGAGCAAGCTTGAAAGCAGAAGATTTTTCTGTAATAGTAAAAGCTGCTGAAGTTAAATTTTAA
- the gpmI gene encoding 2,3-bisphosphoglycerate-independent phosphoglycerate mutase, protein MKNRFVALIIMDGLGKRDDTRCNAVEIQGVPNLKRLMNAYPHTFIGASGLDVGLPDGQMGNSEVGHLNIGAGRVVYQDITRIDKAIIDGDFFTNPALVGAIENVKKNDSKLHLIGLLSNGGVHSHINHLFALLDMAAKNGISKVYVHALMDGRDVSPTSGVDFVAQTQEKLNELGFGKIASVCGRYYFMDRDNRWERVEKGYNSITAGKGKTVIDALTAIKESYDEGVTDEFIVPFAVTDANGNYDGGVDAGDSVVYFNFRSDRAREGTRAFIYEDFDKFERAKGYTPVYFVQMTEYDATFTGLHTAFAPKELKNTLGEYLADKGYTQLRIAETEKYAHVTFFFNGGVETPNKNEKRILINSPKVATYDLKPEMSAYEVLEAAKKEVQSGDIDVMILNFANCDMVGHSGVLDATIKAVETVDNCVNDLVNEILKIGGAAIITADHGNAEQLCYDDGSPCTAHTTNPVPCILVDDTRKDVVLRDGGKLCDLAPTLLKILGEEIPAEMEGKPLF, encoded by the coding sequence ATGAAAAACAGATTTGTTGCACTGATTATAATGGATGGATTGGGAAAACGAGATGACACAAGATGTAACGCAGTGGAAATCCAAGGTGTTCCTAATCTAAAAAGATTAATGAATGCTTATCCACATACATTTATAGGTGCGAGCGGACTAGATGTTGGTTTGCCTGACGGACAGATGGGCAATAGTGAAGTTGGACACCTTAATATAGGTGCTGGCAGAGTAGTATATCAAGACATCACCAGAATAGATAAAGCAATAATTGATGGCGACTTTTTTACTAATCCTGCATTAGTGGGTGCTATTGAAAATGTAAAAAAGAACGATTCAAAACTGCATTTAATAGGGCTTTTGTCTAATGGCGGTGTTCATAGTCATATCAATCATCTGTTTGCTTTGCTTGATATGGCGGCTAAGAATGGCATAAGCAAAGTTTATGTTCATGCTCTTATGGATGGCCGAGACGTTTCACCTACAAGCGGTGTGGATTTTGTAGCTCAAACTCAAGAAAAGCTAAATGAGCTTGGATTTGGGAAAATTGCAAGCGTTTGCGGCAGATATTATTTTATGGATAGAGATAACCGCTGGGAAAGAGTTGAAAAGGGCTATAACAGCATAACAGCGGGAAAGGGCAAAACTGTAATTGACGCTTTAACTGCCATAAAAGAATCTTACGACGAAGGCGTTACAGACGAATTTATAGTGCCGTTTGCAGTTACCGATGCTAACGGTAATTATGACGGCGGAGTTGATGCAGGCGACAGCGTTGTATATTTCAATTTTCGTTCAGACAGAGCAAGAGAAGGCACTCGTGCTTTTATATATGAGGATTTTGACAAGTTTGAAAGAGCAAAGGGTTATACTCCTGTATATTTTGTTCAGATGACCGAATATGATGCTACCTTTACAGGATTGCATACAGCTTTTGCTCCTAAAGAGCTAAAGAATACTTTGGGCGAGTACCTTGCTGATAAAGGATATACCCAATTAAGAATTGCCGAAACAGAAAAATATGCGCATGTTACATTCTTCTTTAACGGCGGTGTAGAAACGCCCAATAAGAATGAAAAAAGAATTTTGATAAATTCACCCAAGGTTGCTACTTATGATCTAAAACCTGAAATGTCAGCATATGAAGTTTTGGAAGCAGCTAAAAAAGAAGTTCAATCTGGCGATATTGATGTCATGATTCTTAACTTTGCTAACTGCGATATGGTAGGACATTCAGGCGTATTGGATGCTACGATAAAAGCAGTAGAAACGGTTGATAACTGTGTCAATGATTTGGTTAATGAGATTTTGAAAATTGGCGGTGCTGCTATAATTACTGCTGACCATGGCAATGCAGAACAGCTGTGTTATGATGATGGTTCGCCTTGTACTGCTCATACCACCAATCCTGTTCCTTGCATTTTGGTTGATGACACACGCAAGGATGTAGTATTGAGAGACGGCGGCAAACTTTGCGATCTAGCGCCTACCTTACTCAAAATCTTAGGCGAAGAAATTCCTGCAGAAATGGAAGGCAAACCGTTATTTTAA
- the secG gene encoding preprotein translocase subunit SecG — protein MFQLLQLVPRWVEVSFPYIRMGLMVMEVLLSIFLIIVVLFQPGNSDELGAISGGQDTFFGKNKGKTLEGRMKKMTITTAILLVVNAAIYFVTLTIYNGQI, from the coding sequence TTGTTTCAGCTTCTGCAATTAGTACCTAGATGGGTCGAAGTTAGTTTCCCTTATATTAGAATGGGACTTATGGTTATGGAAGTATTGCTGTCCATATTCCTTATCATAGTTGTTTTATTCCAGCCTGGCAATTCTGATGAATTGGGTGCAATTTCAGGCGGACAAGATACCTTTTTTGGTAAAAACAAGGGTAAGACTCTCGAAGGCAGAATGAAAAAGATGACCATTACAACGGCAATATTGCTTGTAGTAAACGCAGCAATTTATTTCGTTACATTGACTATTTATAACGGTCAAATTTAA